In a single window of the Rhineura floridana isolate rRhiFlo1 chromosome 3, rRhiFlo1.hap2, whole genome shotgun sequence genome:
- the RAB7A gene encoding ras-related protein Rab-7a gives MTSRKKVLLKVIILGDSGVGKTSLMNQYVNKKFSNQYKATIGADFLTKEVMVDDKLVTMQIWDTAGQERFQSLGVAFYRGADCCVLVFDVTAPNTFKTLDSWRDEFLIQASPRDPENFPFVVLGNKIDLENRQVTTKRAQAWCYSKNNIPYFETSAKEAINVEQAFQTIARNALKQETEVELYNEFPEPIKLDKNDRAKASAESCSC, from the exons GGTGGGAAAGACATCTCTCATGAACCAGTATGTGAACAAGAAATTCAGTAACCAGTACAAAGCTACAATAGGAGCAGACTTTCTGACAAAGGAAGTAATGGTGGATGATAAGTTAGTCACAATGCAG ATATGGGATACAGCAGGTCAGGAACGGTTTCAGTCTCTGGGAGTAGCCTTCTACAGAGGAGCAGACTGCTGCGTGCTGGTATTTGATGTAACGGCTCCCAACACATTTAAAACTCTCGATAGCTGGCGAGATGAGTTCCTCATTCAAGCCAGTCCACGGGATCCTGAGAACTTTCCTTTTGTTGTGCTGGGGAACAAGATTGACCTTGAAAACAGACAA GTTACTACAAAACGAGCACAGGCCTGGTGCTACAGCAAAAACAATATTCCTTATTTTGAAACAAGTGCCAAGGAGGCCATTAACGTGGAACAAGCTTTTCAAACAATTGCACGAAATGCACTTAAACAG GAAACTGAAGTGGAGCTTTACAACGAATTTCCTGAACCTATCAAACTAGACAAGAATGACCGAGCAAAGGCCTCTGCGGAGAGCTGCAGCTGCTGA